The sequence below is a genomic window from Cryobacterium arcticum.
CATGCGCCCAGCGTCCCACAACCCGAAGCCTCCACGGTTGCATAACTCATTGGCAAGTGAAAGACTCAACCACATGGAAAGTAATCCGATGGCCCGGGAAGATTCGACGGGAGCCCAGGCGTCCCTCAACGCGATCGCGGCGGATAGGCGGCAACTCGCTGTGCGGGCGAAGGCACCGGGATGGATGTACCCGATTCTGGGGCTGTCCACCGCCGGTATCGTCGCGTCGCCCGTGATCGCCGATCCGGTCTGGATGCTGATCCTCATCGCTGGCGCCTGCGCCGTCGTCGTCGCCCTCGAATATGCCTACAAGAAGCAAACGGGCCTGTCCACCAACCGGGTTCCCGGGCCACGCAGCCTGCTGATCCTGATCGGGATGGGTGCGGTGGTGCTGGCGATGCTCTCCGCGTCGTCCCTTGTCACCACTATTGACCAGCCCGCCTGGGTGATCGCGACCGCGGCGATCGGCTTCCTGACCATGTTCCCGGGCGGCTTGCTCTACGACCGAATCTACGCAGCGGAGTTGCAGCGTGGGCTCTGACGCACGCTTCGACGAGTCCATCCACGCGCCCACCCGGCTGCGACTCTGCGCGTTGCTCCGGCCGGTGGACTATGCCGAATTCTCGACCATCACGGCGACCCTGGCAGTCAGCGAGGCGAATCTTTCCAAGACGATCAAGAACCTGGTCGATCTCGGCTACGTCGCCACGTCGAAGGAGACGTCCCCGGACCGACCGGATTCACGCCGCCGCACGAACGTGTCGCTGACCGGCAGGGGCCGCCTGGCCTTCGACCGGCACCTCGCCGCACTGCAGGACCTGGCCGACTCGTCGCGCGTCGACGCCATCCCCACCGCTCCACCGCCCGTGCCGTAAGCAGGCGATGCGTTCCTGTCGCCAGAGGCACACCTTGTCTGGTGTTCGCCGCGTGCGCGGCGAAGCGACCGGGCCCCGCCACCCAGAATGGACCCATGGGCACCTCGGAATTCACCGTGCGGCGGGGGCCGGTCGAACTGTACGTGACCGATACCGCGGGTACGGGGTCACCAATCGTGCTTCTGCATGGTTTGGCGGGGAGCAGCACCGAGATGCTGGCCACCGCGCGGGCGCTCCCCCACCATCGGGTCCTGACAATGGATGCGCGCGGTCACGGCCGGAGTACCCGTCGGCCCGACGACGTCTCGCGGAAGGCTCACGTGGCCGATGTGATCCACCTGCTCGAGTCGGTCGTCGGCGAACCTGTTGCCCTGGTGGGCCAGTCCCTGGGAGGGCACACGGCGCTGCTCGTCGCATCCGCCAGGCCTGACCTCGTGGATCGGCTCGTTCTTCTGGAGGCCGGCGTCGGCGGTGACGGCACCGCGGAGAGCCGGGCGGGGATGCGCCAGTTCTTCGACTCCTGGCCCACGCCATTTGCAGACCGGAGCGAGGCCGAGCTCTTTCTGGGCGATTCTGCCCTGTCGCGTGCGTGGATCGACGACCTGGAGCGTCGCCCCGACGGACTCTGGCGTCGCTTCGATGCCGACATCATGATCGCGACGATCGAACCCGTCGATGCCCGCGCCCGCTGGGATGAGTGGACGACCGTGGCGGTGCCCACTCTCGCCGTCTTCGGTCGCGACGGCATGTTCGACACTGTGGCCAAACATGAATTCCTCCGTCGCGGTCGCCGTGTGCAGCACGTCGATCTTGCCGCGGGCGGTCACGATGCCCACCTGGAAGCCCACGATCTATGGGTCGCTGCCCTCACCGCATTCCTGGACGGGCCTGCCGGCAGCTCGGCGACGGTTCGCCCCTACGAGTCGGCGGACGCGGCGGGAACTCTGGCGGTCTTTCTCGACGCCGTGACGGTCACCGCTGCCGGCGACTACTCCCCCGACCAGATTGCGGCCTGGTCAGCACCGCAAGAACGTGATGTGGCCGAGTGGGATCTCGTCCGCAGCAGGCTCGGCACCGTGGTTGCGACGGTCGACGGCGAGGTCGCCGGATTCTCCGATGTCGACGATCAGGGCTACATCGACATGATGTTCGTGGCATCGCGGTTCGGGCGCCGAGGCGTCGCCGGCGCCCTCCTCAGGGAGGTCGAGCGCCGGGCCGGAGAACTCACGGTGCCGGCGTTGTGGACGAACGCGAGCATCACGGCCCGGCCGTTCTTCGAGCGGCACGGCTTCGTGGTCGTTTCGGAACAGCATCCGGTCATCCGTGGCGCGCTCATGCGCAATTGCCGGATGCGCAAGGAGCTCGCTGTCTAGTCCAGCACCCCGGCGACGGCTTCGATCTCCACCAGCTGGTCGGTGTAGCCCAGCACGGTGACGCCCAGCAGGATGCTCGGCGCGTCGTGGTCACGCAAGCGATCGCCCACCCGCACGGCACCCGACTCTTGCATAGGGGCCTACCGCCGACCCGGGTCTTCTGCCACCCTGTGCGCCATGAGCATCCGAGCCCATGTGGTGGTGGGCGTCTACCCCGGCCAGGCCGACGGCGTGGTGTTGCAGGCGGCGGTCTTCGCGGCCCGTTTCGACGCCGAACTCGTCTGCGCCTGGGCCGACCCGGGCCGGCAGCCGCGGTCCCACCATCCCGACGCCGCCTCTCGCCAACCGGCCGCACCCCCGGCGATCGACCCCCTCACGGATGCGCCGCAACTGGCGGGCGACTCCGAACCGTCGACATCCGCGGCAGCCTTCGATCCCTACCTCTCCGCTCACCTCACGCGGATCCTGGGTGGGCACGCTATTCGGTGGAGCACCCGCCATCTCAGCGGCGACCCGGCCCGCGCCCTTGGCACCCTGGCCGAGTCGCTCCGCGCGACGATGATCGTGGTGGGCACCCGTGACGGAACCGTGCGGGGCACCCTGCAGGAGTTCTTTGTCGGCTCCATCGCCATGAACCTGGCCCATCACCAGCATCGTCCCGTGGTGGTGATCCCACTCTCGCCGGAGTCCTTCGACGACGAGTTGCCCTGGGAGTCGGACTGAGCGGTGTACCCTTTTGCGTGGTGATGGATCCCACCAGAGCACCCGCTCGAACCGCCGATTGCGCTGATGGTTCCTACCGACTTCAGGTCGTGCCGGGTCCGGCCGATGAGACTGGTGGGTGAGCGTGACGAGCAGGCCGAGCGGCGGATCCCTCGTTCTGCTACGACATGGCCAGAGCACCGCGAACGCAGCCGGCCTCTTCACCGGCATTCTCGACCCCGCCCTGTCGGCGCCCGGCGCCGACGAGGCACGCGCGGCTGCGGCCCTACTGGCCGCCAACGACCTTGTTCCGGATGCTCTGCTCGTCTCCCCGTTGCGGCGCGCCACCCAGACCGCCCGGCTGGTCGCCGACGACCTGGGCCTGCCGAAGACCGCGGTCAGCATCGACTGGCGGCTGATCGAGCGTAACTACGGCGCCCTCACCGGCCGGCACAAAGACGACGTGCGGGCCGAGTTCGGCGAGGACCAGTTCCTGGCCTGGCGCCGGTCGGTCGACACGGCTCCGCCCGAGATGTCGGCGGAGCAGGTCGCCGAGTTCGCCGCCACCGCGTTGTTCCGCGGCCTGCCCGCGCGGGCGCTCACGAGCACCGAGTCCCTGCGTCACGTGATGGGCCGCGTTGCCGAGTTCCACGCCGAACGCGTCGAACCGCTGTTGGCGGATGCCCGAACCGTGCTGGTCGTGGCGCACGGTAATTCGCTGCGCGCCTACTGCGCCGTGCTCGAGCAGCTCGACAAGTCCGCCATCCACGCGCTCAACCTGCCCACCGGGCATCCGTTGGTCTACCGGGACGGCGGCCGGCGATACCTCGACGCTCCCCGCGCCGAGGCGGCCGCGCTGGCCCTCACCCTCGACGGCGGCACCTGATGCGCGCGGCCCCCGCGGCGCGTCCGGTGCATCTGCGCTGGCAGTACCTGGCCCTGGTGTTCGCCGGCGGAACCGTCGGCACCGCCCTCCGCGAGCTGTTGGCGATCTCGGTGCCGCCCGTGGCCGGCGTTGCCGTGGTGATCGTGGGCATCAACGTGGTCGGCGCCTTCCTGCTCGGCCTGTTGCTGGAGACCCTGGCGCGAAGCGGCCCGGACGACGGCCGCCGCCGCCAGCTGCGGCTGCTGCTCGGCACCGGCGTGCTCGGCGGCTTCACCACCTACAGCGCCCTGGCCACCGACACGAGCCTGCTCCTCGCCGACGACCGCCTCGGCACGGCCCTGCTCTACGCGCTGGGCACCGTCATCGTCGGCGCCATCACGGCCTGGGCCGGCATCGCCTGCGGAGCGGCCCAACACCGCCGCCGCCGGGGAGCCGACTCGTGACCCCGCTGCTGTTCGTGGCCGTGTCCCTGGCCGGCGGGCTCGGCGCCGCGCTGCGCCTGGCCCTCGACGGCGTCGTGCGTGCCCGGGTGCGAACGACGCTTCCCGTGGGCACCCTGCTCATCAACGTGCTCGGGTCGTTCCTGCTGGGCGTGATCACGGGCCTGACCCTGGCGCTCTGGCTGCCGGAGGCCTGGCACCTCGTGCTCGGCGGCGGCCTGATGGGCGGCTTCACGACCTTCAGCACCGCGAGCGTCGAGACGGTGCGGCTGGCGCTGGACCGCCGCTCGTTCTCCGCCCTCGTCAACGGCCTCGGGATGCTCGTACTCGCGGTCGCCTGCGCGTTCCTCGGCCTCTGGCTCGGTCTCGGCGTCTACGGCTGAGTCGGCATCACCACGGACTTCCACCTCAGTTCTGGCAGCGCGGCCGCCGCACGTTTCGCGGCGGCCGCGCTTCGCAGCCACGTGCAGCAGCCCTGACACCGACGTGCCGGGGAGCGGCGCGGTCAGCCCAGGCGGATCAGCTTATTGTTGGTGAACTCCTCCATGGCGAACCGGCCCATCTCGCGGCCCGAGCCGGAGCGCTTGACGCCGCCGAACGGCAGCTCGGCCGCGTCGCCGAGCACCAGGTTGACCCAGACCATGCCGGCGTCGATGGCGTCCGCCACCCGCAATGCCTGGTCCTGGTCGGTCGTGTAGACGTAGGAGCCCAGGCCGAAGGGCGTGTCGTTGGCAACCCGCACGGCCTCGTCCTCGGAAGAGACCCGGTAGAGCGCCGCGACGGGGCCGAAGAACTCCTCCCGGTAGGCGTCCATCTCGGGCGTGACATCGGCGAGCACTGCCGGCGGGAAGAAGTTGCCGGTGGCAGTACCGCTGGCCAGCACGGTCGCACCCTGGGCAACGGCCCGGCCCAGCTGCTCCTCGAGACGTTCGGTGGCGGCGGCAGACGAGAGCGGCCCGAGCAGGGTGTCGTCGGCGAACGGGTCGGCCGGCTGCGCGGCGGTGAACACGGCGGTGAACTTCTCGGCGAACTGCTCGTAGAGGTCGTCGATCACGATGAACCGCTTGGCGGCGTTGCAGGACTGGCCGTTGTTGTCCAGGCGGGCGTTGACGGCGTCCTGCACCGCGGCATCCAGATCGTCGGTGGACAGCAGGATGAACGGGTCGGAGCCGCCGAGCTCGAGCACGACCTTCTTCAGGTGCTTGCCCGCGAGCTCGGCCACGGCCGCGCCGGCCCGTTCGGAGCCGGTGACCGAGATGCCCTGCACCCGCGGGTCGGCGATCAGGGTCGCGACCTGCTCGTTGGTGGCGTAGATATTCACGTAGACCCCGGCCGGGGCGCCCACAGCCTGGGCGGCCTCGGCGAAGATCTCGGCGATAGCGGCCGCGGACTCCGGGCACTGCGGGGCGTGCTTGAGCAGGATGGTGTTGCCGCCCACGACGTTCGGGCCGGCGAAACGGGCCACCTGGTAGTACGGGAAGTTCCAGGGCATGATCCCCAGGAGCACGCCGAGGCCGCCGCGACGGATGAACGCGCTGCCCTCGCCGTCGGAAAGCTCGATGGGCTCGTCGGCGAGGAAGGCGGCGCCGTTGTCGGCGTAGTACTGGTAGATCGCGGCGGCGAAGTCCACCTCGCCCAGCGCCTGGTCCAGTGTCTTGCCCATCTCGCGGACGATGATCGCGGCCAGCTCGTCGCGGCGGTCGGTGTGCAGCTCGGCGACCTTCTGCACGAGGGCGGTGCGCGCGGCAACCCCTGCTGTGCGGGACCAGTCGCTCCGGGCGGCGTCGGCCGTGGCCACGGCCGCCTCCAGTCCATCCGCGGTAATGGTGGGGTACTCCCGCAGGGTCTCACCGGTGGCGGGATTGATGACGGCGTAGTGGCTCATGCTGGTTCTCCTTCGGTGACGCACGGTCCGGCCAATGGATGCGCGATCCATCGTTTTGGCAACTCTTTCCGCAGCCGAGCGGGCTTATTTCGGACGAATCCGCCCCCATAGTGCCATATGAACCCCTGAGATCGATATGCCCAGCGCGGATGCGAGCTCACGCCGGCTGCCACAGTTCGATCCTGTTTCCTTCCGGGTCGGTGACCCAGCCGAACCGGCCCACGCCGTCCATATCCTGGATGTCCTCGGCCACATCCGCGCCGGCAGCGCGCAGCTGTGCGAGCATCGCGTCGAGGTCGTTCACCCGGAAGTTGAGCATGGTCTGTTGCGTCCGCGAGCCGAAGTAGTCGCTATCGGCGTCGAAGGTCGCGAACACCGTCGGCCCGGCCGCCTGGCTCCACAGGCCGTTGGCGTCGACATCCAGGCCCAGGCACTCGCGGTACCAGGCGCTTAGCGCCATCGGGTCCGCGGCCCGCAGGAAATATCCACCGATTCCCAGTACACGTTCCATGCCGACATCCTGGCACGCCACCGATACGGAAGACTGGCACGACACCGATCGCGGAAAGACAGGCATCATGGACGTCCAGCTGCTCCTCGTCATGACCGGCGCTCTGATCATCGCCGCCTTCGCCCACCTGCGCGGTCTGCAGGCCGGCATCGTCACCGTCACCCTGGCGGCGGCCATCTCGTTCATACCCGGCCTGCCCCGGCTAGAACTCGATCCCGAGCTGATCCTCGGGGTCGTGATCCCGCCGCTGCTGTACTCCGCCACCCTGAACTTCTCCTTCTTCGCGTTCGTCAAGAACTTGCGCAGCATCCTCGGCCTCGGCGTGGGCCTGGTGGTCTTCACCACCGTGGTGGTGGGCTTCCTCACCTCCTGGATCGCCCCGGAGATCGGCCTGGCCGGGGCGTTCGTGCTCGCCGCCGTGGTCTCACCGCCGGACTCGGTCACCACGGTCAGCCACGGCCGCGAGATCGGGCTGCCGCGGCGCACGATCTCGATCCTCACCGGGGAGAGCCTGGTCAACGATGCGGCTGCACTGACCCTGTTCGCGGTGGCGGTGGCGGCCGTCACCGGGGACAGCGAGTTCATCGAGAACCCGTTCCTCCTCTTCGGCTGGGAGGCCCTGATCGGCCTGATCCTCGGTGTGGTCATCGGTCGCATCGTCATCGCGGTGCGCCGACGGGTGGGCAACCCCACCATCGAGAGCGGGCTCAACCTACTGGTTCCGTTCCTGGCCTATTTCGCCGCCGAGCAGCTGCACGCCTCCGGCATCATCGCGGTCGTCGCGGCCGGCTTCACTGTGAGCATCTCGCACTTCACCGTGCGCCCCAGCACGGCGCCGTCCACGGCGTATCGCACCCGGCTGCAGGAGGCCGCGCTCTGGCCCGTCGTCGACCTGATCCTCGAGGCGTTCGTCTTCGCGTACATGGGCCTGCAGTTCCGGTTCGTGCTGGAAGACCTCGCCGAGTCGAGCACCCCCACCTGGTCCACCATCGGCCTGGGCCTGATCGTGCTGCTCGCGGTGATCCTCTGCCGGTTCGCCTGGGTGTACTTCAGTTACGGCCGCGCCCAGCTGGCCCTTCTGATCTACGCCAAGCGGGTGGCGGCCTCGCTCGACCCTTCCGCCGCACGGCGGCAGCGTCGGCGCGGCGGGCCTGCGCGCCCCGTCGAGGGACGACCGGGGAGAACTGACAGGTCGCGGCGGCCGGACAGCGTGCAGAGGCTGCGTATGCAACAGAGGCTGGACAGCGCGACCGGACCAAACGGCCGGCGGGGCGGTCGCCCCGGCCCGGGCGGCCGGCAGGGCGGACGCGACCGCGGGCACATCACCGTCCTCACCCCGGCCGAGAACCTCCTCGTGTCGTGGACCGGCATGCGCGGCATCATCACGCTCGCCGCGGCCGGGGGCATCCCGCTCACCATCGCCTCCGGCGCCCCGTTCCCCGGCCGCACGATCATCCAGACCGTGGCGTTCATCGTGGCGGTCGGCACCCTGCTGCTGCAGGGTTCCACCCTGCCGCTCCTGGCCAAGACACTCCGCATCGATACCACCGCGGAAGACGCCGAGGTCGAGGAGGGGCGGGCCGACGCCCGCGCCGTAGCCGCGGCCGCCGTGGCCGGGCGCGAGGACAACACCAGCGGCGAGTACTTCGACCTGCAGCGGGCCGCCCTCACCCAGGCCGTCGTCGATCGCAAGATCTCCCCGGCCAGCGCCGGCGACGTGCGGCACGAGCTCGACGCGCTCCAAGCCGGCGTGACACCCCTGCTCGACTGACGGATGCGCCCGGCCAGGCGACCGAACAATCTACGGTCACCGCGGCGTGAGGGAGGGATCATCGTCGGAAAATAAAACCGCCCGACCGAGTTTGCGCGCGATTATTCGGCGGAAACCCATTTGAAACAGGAAGCCAGCAGTATTTCCTGCAGGGACCAGTTGATTCTTCGGGCTGACCCCGCATCCAATCCCTTCCCCCAACTGGAGCAATCATGCGCGTCGGAATCCCCAGCGAGATCAAGAACAACGAGAACCGAGTGGCCATCACCCCCGCGGGAGTGTCCGAACTCACCCGTCGAGGCCACGACGTGGTCATCCAGCGTGGGGCCGGCCTCGGCTCCTCCATCACCGACGACGCCTACGCCCTGGCCGGTGCCACCATCCTCGACACCGCGGCCGAGGTGTGGGCCGCCGCCGAGCTGCTGCTCAAGGTGAAGGAGCCCATCGCGGCCGAATACGGCTACCTCCGCGCCGACCAGGTGCTCTTCACCTACCTGCACCTCGCCGCCGATCGCGCCCAGACCGAGGCGCTGCTCGCCTCCGGCACCACCGCCATCGCCTACGAGACCGTGCAGCTGCCCAACCGCACCCTGCCGCTGCTCTCTCCCATGAGCGAGGTCGCCGGGCGACTGGCCACCCAGGTGGGCGCGTACCACCTGATGAGCGCGGCCGGCGGGCGCGGCATCCTGCTCGGCGGCGTGCCCGGCACCCCCAAGGCCAAGGTCGTCGTGATCGGCGGCGGCGTCGCGGGCGAGCACGCGGCGGCCAACGCCCTGGGCATGGGCGCCGACGTCACCATCATCGACCTGTCCGTGCCGCGCCTGCGCGAGCTGGAGAATCGGTTCGACGGCACGATCCAGACCCGGGTCTCCACCGCGTATGAGATCGCCGCCCAGCTTGCCGACGCCGACCTCGTGATCGGCTCGGTGCTCATCCCCGGTGCCGCAGCGCCCAAGCTCGTCACCGACGAGATGGTCGCCGGTATGAAGAAGGGTTCGGTGCTCGTGGACATCGCCATCGACCAGGGCGGCTGCTTCGAGGGTTCCCGGCCCACCACGCACGACGAACCCACCTTCGACGTGCACAACTCGGTCTACTACTGCGTCGCCAACATGCCCGGCGCCGTGCCTGAGACGTCCACCCGGGCGCTCACCAACGCCACCCTGCCCTACGTGATCGCGCTCGCCGACAAGGGCTGGGAACTGGCCATCGCCGATGACGCCGCGCTCGAGGCCGGCCTGAACATCCACGCCGGCACCGTCACCAACGCCGGCGTCGCCGCCGCACTCGGCCTGCCGCTCGCCGCCGCCCGCGGCTGACACGAGTCGGCGCGCCACGCTCGGGGCGCGGCACCCGCATAACGGCGCGGCACCCGCGCAACGAGACCGACGGATGCGTCCCCACGCGCCACGCGGGGCACGCGCCGTTTCGCGGGTGGCGTGCCACCCGCCTGGCGGCGCGGCACCCGCGCAACGGCAGAAACCATCCTCGCGGCGCAGCACCGGCGCGCGGGGCCTCATCCCCTGCGGATCGCGCTCAGGCGACGTCGACGGCCGGCACCAGCGCGGCCAGCTCCGCCAACTGGGAGGCGAGCGCCCGCTCGTGACGCTCGGACGGCAGGAACACGCCCTCGACGACGTGCTC
It includes:
- a CDS encoding transcriptional regulator, with amino-acid sequence MGSDARFDESIHAPTRLRLCALLRPVDYAEFSTITATLAVSEANLSKTIKNLVDLGYVATSKETSPDRPDSRRRTNVSLTGRGRLAFDRHLAALQDLADSSRVDAIPTAPPPVP
- a CDS encoding FluC/FEX family fluoride channel, whose translation is MRAAPAARPVHLRWQYLALVFAGGTVGTALRELLAISVPPVAGVAVVIVGINVVGAFLLGLLLETLARSGPDDGRRRQLRLLLGTGVLGGFTTYSALATDTSLLLADDRLGTALLYALGTVIVGAITAWAGIACGAAQHRRRRGADS
- a CDS encoding VOC family protein, which produces MERVLGIGGYFLRAADPMALSAWYRECLGLDVDANGLWSQAAGPTVFATFDADSDYFGSRTQQTMLNFRVNDLDAMLAQLRAAGADVAEDIQDMDGVGRFGWVTDPEGNRIELWQPA
- the ald gene encoding alanine dehydrogenase; protein product: MRVGIPSEIKNNENRVAITPAGVSELTRRGHDVVIQRGAGLGSSITDDAYALAGATILDTAAEVWAAAELLLKVKEPIAAEYGYLRADQVLFTYLHLAADRAQTEALLASGTTAIAYETVQLPNRTLPLLSPMSEVAGRLATQVGAYHLMSAAGGRGILLGGVPGTPKAKVVVIGGGVAGEHAAANALGMGADVTIIDLSVPRLRELENRFDGTIQTRVSTAYEIAAQLADADLVIGSVLIPGAAAPKLVTDEMVAGMKKGSVLVDIAIDQGGCFEGSRPTTHDEPTFDVHNSVYYCVANMPGAVPETSTRALTNATLPYVIALADKGWELAIADDAALEAGLNIHAGTVTNAGVAAALGLPLAAARG
- a CDS encoding alpha/beta fold hydrolase; translation: MGTSEFTVRRGPVELYVTDTAGTGSPIVLLHGLAGSSTEMLATARALPHHRVLTMDARGHGRSTRRPDDVSRKAHVADVIHLLESVVGEPVALVGQSLGGHTALLVASARPDLVDRLVLLEAGVGGDGTAESRAGMRQFFDSWPTPFADRSEAELFLGDSALSRAWIDDLERRPDGLWRRFDADIMIATIEPVDARARWDEWTTVAVPTLAVFGRDGMFDTVAKHEFLRRGRRVQHVDLAAGGHDAHLEAHDLWVAALTAFLDGPAGSSATVRPYESADAAGTLAVFLDAVTVTAAGDYSPDQIAAWSAPQERDVAEWDLVRSRLGTVVATVDGEVAGFSDVDDQGYIDMMFVASRFGRRGVAGALLREVERRAGELTVPALWTNASITARPFFERHGFVVVSEQHPVIRGALMRNCRMRKELAV
- a CDS encoding cation:proton antiporter; the encoded protein is MDVQLLLVMTGALIIAAFAHLRGLQAGIVTVTLAAAISFIPGLPRLELDPELILGVVIPPLLYSATLNFSFFAFVKNLRSILGLGVGLVVFTTVVVGFLTSWIAPEIGLAGAFVLAAVVSPPDSVTTVSHGREIGLPRRTISILTGESLVNDAAALTLFAVAVAAVTGDSEFIENPFLLFGWEALIGLILGVVIGRIVIAVRRRVGNPTIESGLNLLVPFLAYFAAEQLHASGIIAVVAAGFTVSISHFTVRPSTAPSTAYRTRLQEAALWPVVDLILEAFVFAYMGLQFRFVLEDLAESSTPTWSTIGLGLIVLLAVILCRFAWVYFSYGRAQLALLIYAKRVAASLDPSAARRQRRRGGPARPVEGRPGRTDRSRRPDSVQRLRMQQRLDSATGPNGRRGGRPGPGGRQGGRDRGHITVLTPAENLLVSWTGMRGIITLAAAGGIPLTIASGAPFPGRTIIQTVAFIVAVGTLLLQGSTLPLLAKTLRIDTTAEDAEVEEGRADARAVAAAAVAGREDNTSGEYFDLQRAALTQAVVDRKISPASAGDVRHELDALQAGVTPLLD
- a CDS encoding NAD-dependent succinate-semialdehyde dehydrogenase, whose amino-acid sequence is MSHYAVINPATGETLREYPTITADGLEAAVATADAARSDWSRTAGVAARTALVQKVAELHTDRRDELAAIIVREMGKTLDQALGEVDFAAAIYQYYADNGAAFLADEPIELSDGEGSAFIRRGGLGVLLGIMPWNFPYYQVARFAGPNVVGGNTILLKHAPQCPESAAAIAEIFAEAAQAVGAPAGVYVNIYATNEQVATLIADPRVQGISVTGSERAGAAVAELAGKHLKKVVLELGGSDPFILLSTDDLDAAVQDAVNARLDNNGQSCNAAKRFIVIDDLYEQFAEKFTAVFTAAQPADPFADDTLLGPLSSAAATERLEEQLGRAVAQGATVLASGTATGNFFPPAVLADVTPEMDAYREEFFGPVAALYRVSSEDEAVRVANDTPFGLGSYVYTTDQDQALRVADAIDAGMVWVNLVLGDAAELPFGGVKRSGSGREMGRFAMEEFTNNKLIRLG
- a CDS encoding fluoride efflux transporter FluC, whose amino-acid sequence is MTPLLFVAVSLAGGLGAALRLALDGVVRARVRTTLPVGTLLINVLGSFLLGVITGLTLALWLPEAWHLVLGGGLMGGFTTFSTASVETVRLALDRRSFSALVNGLGMLVLAVACAFLGLWLGLGVYG
- a CDS encoding universal stress protein produces the protein MSIRAHVVVGVYPGQADGVVLQAAVFAARFDAELVCAWADPGRQPRSHHPDAASRQPAAPPAIDPLTDAPQLAGDSEPSTSAAAFDPYLSAHLTRILGGHAIRWSTRHLSGDPARALGTLAESLRATMIVVGTRDGTVRGTLQEFFVGSIAMNLAHHQHRPVVVIPLSPESFDDELPWESD
- a CDS encoding 2,3-bisphosphoglycerate-dependent phosphoglycerate mutase, encoding MSVTSRPSGGSLVLLRHGQSTANAAGLFTGILDPALSAPGADEARAAAALLAANDLVPDALLVSPLRRATQTARLVADDLGLPKTAVSIDWRLIERNYGALTGRHKDDVRAEFGEDQFLAWRRSVDTAPPEMSAEQVAEFAATALFRGLPARALTSTESLRHVMGRVAEFHAERVEPLLADARTVLVVAHGNSLRAYCAVLEQLDKSAIHALNLPTGHPLVYRDGGRRYLDAPRAEAAALALTLDGGT